The stretch of DNA AATAGCTTTGTTGCAGTGCCGAAATCGGGCACATACAACGTTGTTGCGCCCGAACACCCTACACGCGAGGCCGTTTACCGAAAAAGCTGTGCCGATTTTGGCTATGAGTTACCCACGTTCGTTATGCCAGTCGAGCCAGTATCGTACAAAATTATTAGCTCTCAAAAACTGATTCAGGCAATCAGCTATGAGTTTATGTACCCGAACCCGCTGGACTTTTTCTACGAGCTACCCGCGCAGCAACGCCCGTAGTCGATTGCCCGAAAAACCGTCCGTAGAGGTTGGGCGCGGGGTAGCCGACGTAGCGCGGTTCAAGGCGGCTAAGAACATAAAATACCCTTGCGCATGCCAGGCTCTGAAACGCTCGCTAACCGTGTAATCATGCGTGGGGAGATAGGCCAGCAATTGGTCGAGATCAAATTTCTGGGCCGCAATGCCAACGCCTGCTCGCTGCCCGTCGATGGCATTGCAAGACTGCTCGAAGTGATTCGGTTGCGGAATCATCAGCGCGGGCTTGCCCAAATAAGCCGCTTCACAAACCGACTCGAATCCTGCTGTAGTCACAATGGCCCGACAACGTGCCATGAACTCCAGAAACCGCTTACCGTCGATGGCATGATAGGTCAACGTATCGTCTACGCGCTCATCGGGGCCGGATGCGGCTGCGTGGAAGGCGTCAATTTTAATGCCGGGATGTTGCTGATGCGCTTTCAGTAGTTCGGTTTTTAAGCCCGGTTGTGTTACGTAAGCCAGTAGCGAATCGCCGGGGGAGGGCTGTAGCTGCGTTATTTCCTGCCGAAGCAGGGGCGGCACTACACGCACCCGGTTGCGGGGTTCGTCGGGTTGTTTGTCGAACGAGAGAGCCAGCAATTCACGCGCCCCGAAACAGGTAAGCAACGTATTGATTCTAAACGCCTGTCGGTAAAGCCATTGCCCTTTGGGCCGCTGGAAATTAGAATGAAATGCGAAATACTGATGCGCAATGCAGATCATCGGCACCGACGGACGCAGGAGTGCGTAGGTCAGCCCACCAAGCATTTCGTAGAAATTCACGACCACGTCGGGCCGTTCGGTTTCAATAATCTCGTGAACCAATTTCAGACTTCGCCAAAACGGGCGGCTATAGCGAATGGCCTGTACCGTTGTTTTAAACGGCTCAAGTTCGTTGGTTCCGGCGTTGTATACTAAGCCAGGACTAAATACGGGGGTGATGGGTGCCGTAAACGTATTGCTGAAAAAAGCCGGAACGCTTCGATGCTCGGTTACACCCACTAATGCACCAATAACCTGATGCCCCGCTGTTTGCAGCATCTGCGCCAGCGATAATGCCTGTGTTAAATGACCACGGCCTTCGCCCTGTACTAAAAATAAAACACGCATGTCTGAGTACTAATTGATTCTGAACGGTTTTCAGCATGTCGGGCTTAAACCATCCCGGTGGTCAGTTCAATCTGTGCCTGTTGACGCGCTTTCTTGGCCGCTTTTTTTACCAGTGCTTTCTCCTCATCGTCTTCGGCGAGGTCTGACGTATAATAAAGCAGGCTCCAGTTACCGTCATGGTCTTCAACTAAAGCACTGAGCGATTCGACCCAGTCGCCGGAATTCATGTAGATGATGCCATCGAAATTGTGGATGGCCGGTTGGTGAATATGGCCGCAAATGACCCCGTCGCAATTGCGCGCACGGGCCAGTTCGGTCAACTTCTGCTCATAGTCAGAGATATAACTAACCGCCTGTTTAATGCGCCCTTTAATCTGTTGCGAAAGCGAATAATAGGGTAGGCCGCGCCATGTGCGATACTGATTATAAAACTTATTGACCCACAGCAGAAACGTGTAGCCCAGGTCGCCCAGGTAGGCCAGCCACTTGAGTTGTGATGTAATAGAGTCGAAGACGTCGCCGTGGGTGATGTAAAACTTTTTATCGTTCGACACCAGCGTATAGTCTTTACGAATCGAAAAGTTTTTGCCCACTTTCAGAGGCATTACCTGATCCAGAAAATCGTCGTGATTGCCGCGCAGGTAAACAACTTTGGTATCGTAGTGAACGATTTGCTTTAAAACTGTTTTAAAGAAAGCAGTGTGTTTTTTCTTCCAGGTGCCGTACTGTTTCAACTGCCAGCCGTCGATGATGTCGCCGTTGAGAATTAATTTTTGGCAGGAGTAATTTTGCAGAAACTCAGTAGCCTCCTTTGCTTTCGACCCGGCAGTACCGAGGTGAATATCAGAGAGTACAATCGTGCGGAACTGTGTACTTGATTTCATGAACGAATTTACTATTCAGATATGAAGTACGATTTACCCGATTGTTACCAAATTGGTAAAAATATAGCTGCGTGAAACATTTTTTTCACATAAACTTAATAGAGGGTTCAATTTTTTACGAAGAACTCTACACAGTGAACGTCAATGGAAAATCCGGTGCTTATTTTCGGCGCGGGCAGTTTAGGCTTAACGGCCTTAGATCTGTTTCAGCGCAATAACGTGGTTGTGTATGGCCTGCTCGATGATAACAAAGAGCTGCATGGTCGCGAGTTTGGCGATATTTCCGTACTCGGCGACACGGACGACGATGGTTTCCTGAAACTAATCGGCCAAAAATGTGAAGCCTTTGTTGCTATTGGCGACGGGCGTGTGCGCAAACGATTAGTGAAAATGCTGAACGAACGGCGTAAAATACAGCCTGTCAACGCTATTCACGACACAGCTATCGTATCAGTTACCGCCAGCATTGGTCACGGTAATTTAATAGCCGCCCGCGCTGTGGTCAATCCGTTTGCTGAAATCGGGCAACACTGCCTTGTACAGTCGGGAGCCGTTATCGAAAGTCAGGCAAAACTGGGCGATTACGTCCATATTGGTACGGGAGCGTTAATCAATAGTGGCGTAACAATAGAAGAAGGAGCGTTCATTGGCGCAGGCGCAACGATTGTGGCGGGTGTAAGCATCGGCAAAAACGCCCGCATCGGAGCCGGCTCCGTAGTAGTCGAAAACATAGAAGCCGGGATAACGGTATTCGGCAACCCGGCGCGGAAATTGTAACGTAGAGACGCAAGATGTTGCGTCTCTTTATGCGTCAGCAAATACCATCCGGTTACGAGACGCAACATCTTGCGTCTCTACGTGTTATTCCACATACAATACCTCATTTGCCAGAAAATCCT from Spirosoma montaniterrae encodes:
- a CDS encoding glycosyltransferase family protein, whose protein sequence is MRVLFLVQGEGRGHLTQALSLAQMLQTAGHQVIGALVGVTEHRSVPAFFSNTFTAPITPVFSPGLVYNAGTNELEPFKTTVQAIRYSRPFWRSLKLVHEIIETERPDVVVNFYEMLGGLTYALLRPSVPMICIAHQYFAFHSNFQRPKGQWLYRQAFRINTLLTCFGARELLALSFDKQPDEPRNRVRVVPPLLRQEITQLQPSPGDSLLAYVTQPGLKTELLKAHQQHPGIKIDAFHAAASGPDERVDDTLTYHAIDGKRFLEFMARCRAIVTTAGFESVCEAAYLGKPALMIPQPNHFEQSCNAIDGQRAGVGIAAQKFDLDQLLAYLPTHDYTVSERFRAWHAQGYFMFLAALNRATSATPRPTSTDGFSGNRLRALLRG
- a CDS encoding UDP-2,3-diacylglucosamine diphosphatase encodes the protein MKSSTQFRTIVLSDIHLGTAGSKAKEATEFLQNYSCQKLILNGDIIDGWQLKQYGTWKKKHTAFFKTVLKQIVHYDTKVVYLRGNHDDFLDQVMPLKVGKNFSIRKDYTLVSNDKKFYITHGDVFDSITSQLKWLAYLGDLGYTFLLWVNKFYNQYRTWRGLPYYSLSQQIKGRIKQAVSYISDYEQKLTELARARNCDGVICGHIHQPAIHNFDGIIYMNSGDWVESLSALVEDHDGNWSLLYYTSDLAEDDEEKALVKKAAKKARQQAQIELTTGMV
- a CDS encoding acetyltransferase, whose product is MENPVLIFGAGSLGLTALDLFQRNNVVVYGLLDDNKELHGREFGDISVLGDTDDDGFLKLIGQKCEAFVAIGDGRVRKRLVKMLNERRKIQPVNAIHDTAIVSVTASIGHGNLIAARAVVNPFAEIGQHCLVQSGAVIESQAKLGDYVHIGTGALINSGVTIEEGAFIGAGATIVAGVSIGKNARIGAGSVVVENIEAGITVFGNPARKL